One Setaria viridis chromosome 7, Setaria_viridis_v4.0, whole genome shotgun sequence genomic region harbors:
- the LOC117863058 gene encoding alpha carbonic anhydrase 1, chloroplastic translates to MTTSIRNAAFLLLLLTACCATTLACEPNGAKFGYTGSVGPDHWGTLSPNFTQCARGTNQSPVDIWTPGAVYNPALQPLHRDYTVANGTLVDNIFNVGLRFDGGAGSVTVDGKQYRLKQMHWHSPSEHTINGQRFPVELHMVHASDDGNVTVVAMLYRFGRPDPFLWQIQDKLAALYAEGCDAEKGAPVAAGVVSLWPLRLHSHAYYRYVGSFTTPPCTENVVWSILTQVREMTVDQAAALMAPLEQEYRHNNRPTQPMNGRVVQVYRFMP, encoded by the exons ATGACGACCTCGATTCGAAATGCAGCATTTCTCCTGCTGTTGTTGACTGCTTGCTGCGCCACCACCCTTGCCTGCGAGCCTA ATGGCGCGAAGTTCGGGTACACCGGCTCGGTTGGTCCTGACCACTGGGGCACCCTGAGCCCCAACTTCACGCAATGCGCGAGAGGGACGAACCAGTCCCCGGTCGACATCTGGACGCCCGGAGCAGTTTACAACCCGGCGCTGCAGCCGCTCCACAGGGACTACACCGTCGCGAACGGCACCCTCGTCGACAACATCTTCAACGTCGGG CTGCGcttcgacggcggcgctggGAGCGTGACCGTCGACGGGAAGCAGTACAGGCTGAAGCAGATGCACTGGCACTCGCCTTCCGAGCACACCATCAACGGGCAGAGGTTCCCCGTGGAGCTCCACATGGTCCACGCCAGCGACGACGGCAACGTCACCGTCGTCGCGATGCTCTACCGGTTCGGCAGGCCAGACCCATTCCTTTGGCAG ATACAGGACAAGCTGGCCGCGCTGTACGCCGAGGGCTGCGACGCGGAGAAGGGCGCCccggtggccgccggcgtcgtgAGCCTGTGGCCGCTGCGGCTGCACTCCCACGCGTACTACAGGTACGTCGGGTCCTTCACCACGCCGCCGTGCACCGAGAACGTCGTCTGGAGCATCCTCACCCAG GTGAGGGAGATGACGGTCGATCAGGCCGCCGCCCTGATGGCGCCCCTGGAGCAGGAGTACAGGCATAACAACAGGCCGACGCAGCCGATGAACGGCCGCGTCGTCCAGGTCTATCGCTTCATGCCGTAG
- the LOC117862537 gene encoding uncharacterized protein, producing the protein MPQLGLDHLVFSGASGHGESRRETATASDDAGAVERGGDVSASARANGGDAPAESVLLRVRDAVHLAELLGAALRRDRSTKGSSNPKAAAEAEAATLKQGAPRAADSTRRLAASKTAVVVIGVLPAAVKVVAKERPAPRRVVVAARAWRRPAAGARVFASEAVGPEPVSPKVSCFGAVLPETRAAAAPPGEQGEEEERGGCWASVAAALRGLCCNCNSDPREGESGASESDPKGTAPESQTAAFLLSPPPLVAGLGDVKRLASRRWPETMAAEGWGSV; encoded by the coding sequence ATGCCGCAGCTCGGCCTGGACCACCTCGTCTTCTCCGGCGCCAGCGGGCACGGCGAGTCCAGGCGCGAGAcggccaccgcctccgacgACGCGGGCGCCGTCGAACGCGGCGGCGATGTGAGCGCCAGCGCCCGTGCCAACGGCGGGGACGCCCCGGCGGAGTCGGTCCTGCTCCGGGTACGGGACGCGGTCCACCTGGCCGAGCTGCTCGGCGCAGCGCTGCGGCGGGACCGGTCCACCAAGGGCAGCTCCAACCCCAaggcggccgcggaggcggaggcggcgacgctCAAGCAGGGCGCGCCGAGGGCGGCGGACTCGACGAGGCGGCTGGCGGCCAGCAAGaccgccgtcgtcgtcatcggCGTCCTGCCCGCAGCGGTCAAGGTGGTCGCCAAGGAGCGCCCTGCTccccgccgcgtcgtcgtcgccgcccgcgcctggcgccggccggcggctgggGCCAGGGTCTTCGCGAGCGAGGCCGTGGGGCCGGAGCCCGTGTCCCCGAAGGTGTCCTGCTTCGGGGCCGTACTGCCGGagacgcgcgcggccgcggcgccgcccggtgagcaaggggaagaagaggaacgCGGCGGGTGCTGGGCGAGCGTGGCGGCCGCGCTGCGTGGCCtatgttgcaattgcaacagCGATCCTCGTGAAGGCGAATCGGGTGCGAGCGAGTCGGATCCGAAGGGCACGGCGCCGGAGTCACAGACAGCGGCCTTCctcctgtcgccgccgccgctggtggcCGGGCTGGGAGACGTGAAGCGCCTCGCTtcgcggcggtggccggagaCCATGGCGGCAGAAGGCTGGGGGTCGGTTTGA